The sequence CCTTCGAACTCTTCCAGCCGCTTGAGGCACCAGGGGCTCATGAGCCCGGTCAGACGCCGGCGCGGAATGCCATAGCGCTCCTCGATCATCGGCCCCATGGTGACGGGATCGAACAGGCTGAGCGGGCTTTCGAAGACCGGACTCAGCTCGTTTCCGGCCTTCAGCACATAGATGGGATGAACTTCCATCAATGATTTCAGCCGCTCGGCAAGTGATGACTTGCCGCCGCCGACAGGCCCGAGCAGATAGAGGATCTGCTTGCGCTCCTCCAGCCCCTGGGCCGCATGTCGGAAGAAGGCGACGATGCGTTCGATCGTCTCTTCCATGCCGAAAAAGCCCGAAAAAGCCGGATAGGTCCGGATGGTCCGGTTCATGAAGATACGCCCAAGCCTTGTATCCTTGGCCGTATCGATCAGCAGTGGTTCGCCCATGGCTGCCAGTAGCCGCTCTGCCGCATTTGCGTACATCAGCGGATCATCCCGGCAGGCTTCCAGGTATTCTGAGAATGACATCTCGACTTCGCGCCGTGCTTCAAAAGTACGGGCGAACGTGTTGAACAGAACATCGTTGTTTAACATGGCGCCTCGGTAGCTTGCTATTGCAATTAACGCCGGCTTTTACGAGATCACTTTATCCCGCTGTATCTAAAGTGCGGTATGACTCGTTTCGAATCAATAGGTGATCTGTCAATAATTCGTACGCTTGATTCCAAATGTCATCAATATCTTGATGGGGTCATGCACCGAATTAATGAAACGCAACCACGAAGTTGTTGCGGTGGCGCAGCACATCCAATGGTTACGCAACCTCAATCGACCTATTGCCGCATATTCTTGCAAATACACGATCTCGGCGAGGAATTGATCGAAGCCAGCGTCGAGCTTCATTGTCCGCATGATTGGGGAGAAAAGATGGTGCCCAGAGCCGGAATCGAACCAGCGACACGCGGATTTTCAATCCGCTGCTCTACCAACTGAGCTATCTGGGCATCCGTGCTTCGCGTCGAGAGAAGAGCCGTGAAAGGCGCTGGGCGGTTGGTTCACCCCGGAAGCGAGCGGGGTTATAGCATCTTGTTCGGCCATGTCCAGCCGCAAATGACTCTTTTTTGACAGGAAATCGAATTTTGCCAATTCGCGAACAAAATGAAGAGGTTCGCAATATCGAACCTCTTGGAAAACCTCATTCAGTCCTGATCGGAGCCGTCGGCCTTCGTCTCGTCCTCGGTCACGGGAATGGCATAGGAGCCGTTGAGCCACCGCGAGAGATCGACGGAGCGGCAGCGATCCGAGCAGAAGGGATAATGCTCACGCAGTGAAGGGCGGCCGCATTCCGGACAGGGACGCGCCTTTCGCAACGGCTCGACCTTCGAACCGACCTTGATCTCTTCAGCTTTCGTCATGACAACTATCCTTCCTGCCATCCGGCGTGGACATCGAAGCCCTCGCCTGCCAGCAGCAGCATGGTTTCATAAAGCGGCAATCCGACGACATTGGTGTAGGAACCGACAAGCTTCTGCACGAAGGAACCGGCAAGCCCCTGAATGCCATAGGCTCCAGCCTTGCCGCGCCACTGGCCAGAGGCGAGATACATGTCGATATCACGACGGGAGAGACGCTTGAAGCGAACCTTGGTCTCGACGACCTTTTGCCGC comes from Rhizobium tropici CIAT 899 and encodes:
- the yacG gene encoding DNA gyrase inhibitor YacG; the encoded protein is MTKAEEIKVGSKVEPLRKARPCPECGRPSLREHYPFCSDRCRSVDLSRWLNGSYAIPVTEDETKADGSDQD